One Fibrobacter sp. UWB10 DNA segment encodes these proteins:
- a CDS encoding V-type ATP synthase subunit B — protein sequence MHNVAYHRIERIAGSVITLRAEGVANQELAQVTSSFGTSLARVIRIDGDMVDLQVFAGARGISTDSEVRFLGEPMKVPYSEALLGRVFNGAGKPRDNGPEVDGERITIGGPSVNPAKRIIPKTMVRTGIPMIDVFNTLVVSQKLPIFSIAGEPYNELLARIALQAEVDVIILGGMGLKHDDYLYLKDFLEKNGALSRTVMFMHTASDPIVECLLVPDASLAVAEKFATEGKNVLVLLTDMTNFADAMKEIAITMEQIPSNRGYPGDLYSQLASRYEKAVDFEGSGSITILAVTTMPGDDVTHPVPDNTGYITEGQFYLRKGRIEPFGSLSRLKQQVNGKTRSDHRTIMNTMIQLYASYKETLEKQSMGFNMSNWDQKLLKYGQRFESEMMDLSVNIPLEKALDLGWEILADCFAPEETGIPTKMINEYWPKKG from the coding sequence ATGCATAATGTGGCATACCATCGTATTGAACGCATCGCCGGTTCCGTGATTACGCTCCGTGCCGAAGGTGTAGCAAACCAGGAACTTGCCCAGGTGACAAGTTCGTTCGGAACATCCCTTGCCCGCGTGATCCGTATTGACGGCGACATGGTGGACTTGCAGGTGTTCGCAGGTGCCCGTGGTATTTCGACCGACTCCGAAGTACGCTTCCTTGGCGAACCGATGAAGGTTCCGTACAGCGAAGCCTTGCTTGGCCGCGTGTTTAACGGTGCCGGTAAGCCCCGTGATAACGGCCCCGAAGTGGACGGCGAACGCATTACTATCGGTGGCCCTTCCGTGAACCCCGCAAAGCGTATCATCCCGAAGACGATGGTGCGTACGGGTATCCCGATGATCGACGTGTTCAACACACTCGTGGTTTCGCAGAAGCTTCCGATTTTCTCTATCGCCGGTGAACCGTATAACGAACTCTTGGCCCGTATCGCATTGCAGGCCGAAGTGGACGTGATTATCCTCGGCGGCATGGGCCTGAAGCACGATGACTATCTGTACTTGAAGGACTTCCTCGAAAAGAATGGTGCCTTGAGCCGTACGGTGATGTTCATGCACACCGCCTCTGACCCGATCGTGGAATGCTTGCTCGTGCCGGATGCTTCTTTGGCTGTGGCTGAAAAGTTCGCTACCGAAGGCAAGAACGTGCTCGTGCTTCTCACCGACATGACGAACTTTGCCGACGCCATGAAGGAAATCGCCATTACGATGGAACAGATTCCGTCGAACCGTGGTTATCCCGGCGACCTTTACTCTCAGCTTGCTAGCCGTTACGAAAAGGCTGTGGACTTCGAAGGTTCTGGCTCCATCACCATTCTGGCTGTGACGACCATGCCTGGCGACGACGTGACCCACCCGGTTCCGGATAACACCGGTTACATTACCGAAGGTCAGTTCTACCTGCGTAAGGGCCGTATCGAACCGTTCGGTTCTCTGTCTCGTTTGAAACAGCAGGTGAACGGCAAGACCCGTAGCGACCACCGTACCATCATGAACACCATGATTCAGCTGTACGCAAGCTACAAGGAAACTTTGGAAAAGCAGTCCATGGGCTTCAACATGAGTAACTGGGACCAGAAGCTGTTGAAGTATGGCCAGCGTTTCGAAAGCGAAATGATGGACCTTTCCGTCAACATTCCGCTGGAAAAGGCTTTGGACCTTGGCTGGGAAATCCTTGCTGACTGTTTCGCACCCGAAGAAACGGGTATTCCGACCAAGATGATCAACGAATATTGGCCCAAGAAGGGGTAA
- a CDS encoding V-type ATP synthase subunit D: MAKVKLTKNALKAERDALKRFQRYLPTLLLKKQQLQMEMRTLQERVMAKREEEDKLRKSMASWISLFAEPIEWSKYLSVKEVRQGEGNIAGVKIPTYDGVDFNIAIPDFFTTPVWLDDGIRSLQGLISLRLERRVLEKQYELLSKELRTTSQRVNLFEKVKIPEAKENIRVINIFLGDQQTSGVARSKLAKGKATARTAAQDALAKEAAA, encoded by the coding sequence ATGGCGAAGGTCAAGTTAACTAAAAACGCCCTCAAGGCGGAACGCGACGCATTGAAGCGCTTCCAGCGCTATCTGCCGACGTTGCTCTTGAAAAAGCAGCAGCTGCAGATGGAAATGCGCACGCTCCAGGAGAGGGTGATGGCTAAGCGAGAAGAGGAGGACAAGCTCCGCAAGAGCATGGCTTCCTGGATTTCGCTGTTTGCCGAACCCATCGAATGGTCAAAGTACCTGTCGGTGAAGGAAGTGCGCCAGGGCGAAGGTAACATCGCCGGCGTGAAGATTCCGACATATGACGGGGTAGACTTTAATATCGCCATTCCGGATTTCTTCACCACGCCCGTGTGGCTAGACGACGGTATCAGAAGCCTTCAGGGCCTGATTTCGCTGCGTCTGGAACGCCGCGTGCTCGAAAAGCAGTACGAGCTTCTTTCTAAGGAACTGCGTACCACGAGCCAGCGCGTGAACCTGTTCGAAAAGGTGAAGATTCCCGAGGCGAAGGAAAATATCCGCGTCATCAACATCTTCCTGGGCGACCAGCAGACCAGTGGCGTTGCCCGCAGCAAGCTTGCTAAGGGTAAGGCTACCGCCCGTACCGCTGCCCAGGATGCACTCGCGAAGGAGGCCGCCGCATGA
- a CDS encoding ATPase has protein sequence MITPMKKVTVLTVASAVEETLQALRTLEILHLTPLQAAAGAKLNKARGEMNRVQKALEVVPEKAPKGVTPVKEAAPAASLIDEIQNLVAESKQAEIDKEQAEEELTKLSMFKNLDPATAAALAAKGIYVKLYQLHDGKIPFELDGEGSIEEFGQDENGKYVAVVSRGEAPVAVKGNFTELTMPQKSLAEYREMEAKAKETLARVEKRLGELSGVRESIEDKLLEVGDDYRMVEAEASMVGDKNVAAVQGFCPAPRVGELEKAAREHGWGLLVDDPAEDDDIPTLLTYSKLSRPMQFLYDIIGISPGYKEVDVSAVFLCFFSIFFAMIVGDSAYGLLFLGLALFARSKMPKANPAGFHFIYLMSIATIVWGVINASFLGLSPALAGWTYYLDITNYGWLPEPLKNAMLWIRTSAPTDPAKFEAYKAFAQSITILPDSFVPKAAGASQMQHIQLFCFCIAVVHLSIAHIWNVCVRIKRKDSTFMAQVGWLIGCWVMFFLACQMVLGIDMPKFVIPMFIVEAVLLVLFTVPPKRLKQDFISIPMLVLDVVNSFTDVISYIRLFAVGMSGAAIAEAFNDMLSPLFGSAVGIAGAAFLLLFVHGLNIALAVMGVAVHAVRLNTLEFSNGLGQEWSGFAFAPFAKQKN, from the coding sequence ATGATTACTCCTATGAAGAAAGTGACGGTGCTGACGGTTGCAAGTGCAGTTGAAGAGACGCTCCAGGCGCTCCGTACGCTTGAAATTTTGCACCTCACGCCCTTGCAGGCGGCAGCAGGCGCCAAGCTGAACAAGGCCCGCGGCGAAATGAACCGCGTACAGAAGGCCTTGGAAGTGGTGCCCGAAAAGGCCCCGAAGGGTGTGACTCCCGTGAAGGAAGCCGCTCCGGCAGCAAGCCTTATCGATGAAATCCAGAACCTGGTTGCCGAAAGCAAGCAAGCGGAAATCGACAAGGAACAGGCCGAAGAGGAACTCACTAAACTTTCCATGTTCAAGAACCTGGACCCCGCAACGGCAGCAGCACTCGCGGCGAAGGGTATCTATGTCAAACTGTACCAGCTCCATGACGGTAAAATCCCGTTCGAACTCGATGGCGAAGGTTCCATCGAAGAATTCGGTCAGGATGAAAACGGCAAGTATGTAGCTGTCGTGAGCAGGGGAGAAGCCCCTGTCGCCGTGAAGGGTAACTTCACCGAACTCACGATGCCGCAAAAATCGCTTGCCGAATACCGCGAAATGGAAGCGAAAGCCAAGGAAACGCTTGCCCGCGTTGAAAAACGCCTGGGTGAACTTTCGGGCGTCAGGGAATCTATCGAAGACAAACTCCTCGAAGTGGGTGACGACTACCGCATGGTCGAAGCCGAAGCCTCGATGGTGGGCGACAAGAACGTCGCTGCCGTGCAGGGCTTCTGCCCGGCTCCGCGTGTCGGCGAACTCGAGAAGGCCGCCCGCGAACACGGCTGGGGCCTCCTGGTGGACGACCCCGCCGAGGACGACGATATCCCGACGCTGTTGACCTACAGCAAGCTCAGCCGTCCCATGCAGTTCCTGTACGACATCATCGGCATTTCGCCGGGGTACAAGGAAGTGGACGTGTCGGCCGTGTTCCTTTGCTTCTTCAGCATCTTCTTTGCGATGATTGTGGGCGACTCGGCTTACGGCCTGTTGTTCCTCGGTCTGGCACTCTTTGCCCGCTCCAAGATGCCGAAGGCAAACCCTGCTGGTTTCCACTTTATCTACCTCATGAGCATCGCCACCATCGTGTGGGGTGTCATCAACGCAAGTTTCCTCGGACTTTCTCCGGCGCTTGCGGGGTGGACGTATTACCTGGACATCACCAACTACGGCTGGTTGCCTGAACCGCTGAAGAACGCGATGCTCTGGATCCGCACTAGTGCCCCGACTGACCCTGCGAAGTTCGAAGCCTACAAGGCCTTTGCCCAGTCGATCACGATCCTGCCCGATAGCTTCGTGCCGAAGGCAGCAGGTGCCTCCCAGATGCAGCATATCCAGCTGTTCTGCTTCTGCATCGCCGTGGTCCACCTGAGTATCGCTCATATCTGGAACGTGTGCGTGCGCATCAAGCGCAAGGACTCTACGTTCATGGCGCAGGTGGGCTGGCTTATCGGCTGTTGGGTGATGTTCTTCCTTGCGTGCCAGATGGTGCTCGGTATCGATATGCCGAAGTTCGTCATCCCGATGTTCATCGTGGAAGCCGTTCTCCTGGTGCTCTTTACCGTTCCGCCGAAGCGCCTCAAACAGGACTTCATCAGCATCCCGATGCTTGTGCTTGACGTGGTGAACAGCTTTACCGACGTGATCAGTTACATCCGTCTGTTCGCTGTGGGCATGTCCGGTGCGGCCATTGCCGAAGCGTTCAACGACATGCTTTCGCCGCTGTTCGGCTCCGCTGTCGGTATCGCCGGTGCAGCCTTCCTGCTGCTCTTCGTGCATGGCCTGAACATCGCGCTTGCGGTCATGGGCGTCGCGGTCCACGCGGTACGTCTGAATACACTCGAATTTTCAAATGGACTTGGCCAGGAATGGAGCGGATTCGCGTTCGCGCCCTTCGCCAAGCAGAAAAATTAA
- a CDS encoding V-type ATP synthase subunit K (produces ATP from ADP in the presence of a proton gradient across the membrane; the K subunit is a nonenzymatic component which binds the dimeric form by interacting with the G and E subunits) gives MEPNTMVTLAKMGAAAALGIAAMGSALGCGTAGMSAITMWKKAYAQGKSALFTLLVFVGAPISQTIYGMLLMNFILSKAAENGFTNWGGCLGAGIFGGLGMMASAWYQGKSAAVACDALGETGKGMVNYLMVLGIVETVALFVLVFSMMVL, from the coding sequence ATGGAACCGAATACAATGGTGACTCTCGCTAAAATGGGTGCTGCAGCTGCGCTTGGCATTGCGGCTATGGGCTCTGCCCTTGGTTGCGGAACGGCCGGTATGTCCGCCATCACGATGTGGAAGAAGGCTTATGCCCAGGGCAAGTCTGCTCTCTTCACACTCTTGGTGTTCGTGGGTGCCCCGATTTCCCAGACGATTTACGGCATGTTGCTCATGAACTTCATCTTGAGCAAGGCAGCCGAAAACGGCTTTACCAACTGGGGCGGCTGCCTCGGCGCCGGTATCTTCGGCGGTCTCGGCATGATGGCTTCTGCCTGGTATCAGGGCAAGTCCGCTGCTGTGGCTTGCGATGCTCTCGGTGAAACCGGCAAGGGCATGGTGAACTACTTGATGGTGCTCGGTATCGTGGAAACCGTGGCCCTGTTCGTTCTCGTGTTCTCCATGATGGTGCTTTAA
- a CDS encoding V-type ATP synthase subunit K (produces ATP from ADP in the presence of a proton gradient across the membrane; the K subunit is a nonenzymatic component which binds the dimeric form by interacting with the G and E subunits) yields the protein MDQAQLLTLAKLGAVAALGLAAVGSALGCGTAGMAAIGAWKKAYLKGKNALFTLLIFVGAPIAQTIYGMLLMMYILNKSQAAPANWAAYLGVGIFGGIGMMASAWYVGKSAADACNALGETGKGLVNYLMVLGVGETVALFVMVFSMMLVS from the coding sequence ATGGATCAAGCTCAACTTTTAACGCTCGCGAAACTCGGCGCGGTGGCGGCCCTGGGCCTTGCCGCGGTGGGTTCTGCGCTGGGCTGCGGGACTGCCGGCATGGCGGCCATCGGGGCCTGGAAGAAGGCGTATCTCAAGGGTAAGAACGCGCTGTTTACGCTGCTCATCTTCGTGGGCGCGCCGATTGCGCAGACAATCTACGGCATGTTGCTGATGATGTACATCCTGAACAAGTCCCAGGCGGCCCCGGCCAACTGGGCTGCATACCTGGGTGTCGGCATCTTCGGTGGCATCGGCATGATGGCCAGCGCCTGGTACGTGGGCAAGTCCGCTGCGGACGCCTGCAACGCCCTCGGCGAAACTGGCAAGGGCCTGGTGAACTACCTGATGGTCTTGGGCGTCGGCGAAACCGTCGCACTGTTCGTCATGGTGTTCTCGATGATGTTGGTGTCGTAG
- a CDS encoding DUF3791 domain-containing protein: MVQESFEFVVYMIHACANKWNRLPSFVYRKLAESGCIQKFLVPNYEILHTQSTDFVVSDIEEYLNVRKVAI; encoded by the coding sequence ATGGTTCAGGAATCTTTTGAATTTGTCGTGTATATGATTCACGCTTGCGCAAACAAGTGGAATCGTTTGCCGTCTTTTGTGTATCGAAAGCTGGCTGAATCAGGCTGTATTCAGAAATTCCTTGTTCCCAATTACGAAATTTTGCATACGCAGAGCACTGATTTCGTCGTCAGCGATATTGAAGAATATCTGAACGTCCGTAAGGTGGCCATATGA
- a CDS encoding DUF3990 domain-containing protein: protein MIVYHGSNVVVDKPDVEHSFRPLDFGKGFYVTTVREQAVRWAHRKIDILKDGNLKPILNVYDMDDVPAALSVKTFPDDLEEWIDFVCKCRDGSLEYAQYDVIMGKVANDKVFRVVDMYHSGIWDMPRALKEIKAYPTYDQIAFITQKAIDAVLKYKGCEEV, encoded by the coding sequence ATGATCGTCTATCATGGTTCGAACGTTGTTGTTGACAAGCCGGATGTTGAGCATTCTTTTCGACCGCTTGATTTCGGAAAGGGATTCTATGTCACGACGGTGCGTGAACAGGCTGTCCGTTGGGCGCACAGGAAAATCGATATTCTAAAGGATGGGAACCTGAAGCCGATATTGAATGTCTATGACATGGACGATGTCCCTGCCGCACTCTCCGTTAAGACGTTCCCCGATGATTTAGAGGAATGGATTGATTTCGTGTGCAAATGTCGCGATGGTTCCTTGGAATATGCCCAATACGATGTAATTATGGGCAAGGTCGCAAATGACAAGGTTTTCCGTGTAGTGGATATGTATCACTCCGGTATCTGGGATATGCCGCGGGCATTGAAGGAAATAAAGGCTTATCCGACTTACGACCAGATCGCCTTTATCACGCAAAAGGCTATTGATGCGGTCCTGAAATACAAGGGTTGCGAAGAGGTGTAA
- a CDS encoding DUF3791 domain-containing protein: MDKKLIRYTVACVNEFAANKSLTEKQAFDYLCNHGAMDFLVEFYDVEHTLSFEDAINDLTLVSQQNGGKIQ, encoded by the coding sequence ATGGACAAGAAACTGATCAGATATACCGTTGCATGCGTCAACGAGTTCGCCGCAAACAAGAGCCTCACCGAAAAGCAGGCTTTTGATTATCTATGCAATCACGGAGCGATGGATTTCCTTGTCGAATTCTACGATGTGGAGCATACACTCTCATTTGAAGACGCCATCAACGACCTGACGCTAGTCAGCCAACAGAACGGAGGGAAGATACAGTGA